From Arachis stenosperma cultivar V10309 chromosome 2, arast.V10309.gnm1.PFL2, whole genome shotgun sequence, one genomic window encodes:
- the LOC130961232 gene encoding putative disease resistance protein At3g14460 encodes MAGALVGGAFLSSFINVVFDKFLTTDAVNLVLGKKLGSDLVERLKISLHAAEVLVGDAEYKQLDNQPVRDWLHSLRDSVYRADGLLDAVFTKAATQKEVHSFWPISLLNRDKEMIDKMERVVRRIEFLEKQKDFLGLEKTTKKNFLSWRIPSTSLVEGNIYGREKDQQEIIKMLNDNREHQLSVILIVGIGGVGKTTLAQWLYNNENLMEGFQVKEWVCISEDFNIVEATKNLIGQTARNIEDFNSLQLKLKEKLSEKKFFIVLDDVWSDDGDVWKKFKTPFQYGAKGSTILVTTQCCWSVFANNACFPESNGSSTLEEIGRKIVNKCNGLPLAAETLGRMLRAKHDVKEWEAVLKSDIWGFSIKNSKIIPALLISYFQLPAHLKHCFVYCSLYPKDHRFHKDELILLWMAEDLLRPPKRGESLEEVGCECFEELASRLFFKQCEYFDKCFVMHNLLHDLSLFLAGDFYCRFEEHGKVESVTTYTRHLSYDSLSHLISEHFDSINKVESLRTLLPINFFSHPDNIDSITCTLILKLKYLRVLSFLSFEGLNVLPESIGELAYLRYLDLSETSIRALPESLCDLYNLQTLKLNECSSLTMLPNGMHKLVNLRHLSIRRTCLKEMPEEMSKLKHLHFLSYFMVGKHEDNGIQELGGLLNLHGSFEIKKLENVVDAKQARSARMLDKKHIDNLLLEWCSGDDMVSNTQTERDILDSLQPHHGLKELRIKGYKGTIFPNWVGHCSYQNMTSVSLYSCNNCCMLPSLGQLPSLKSLLIQGFNQLKSIGMEFYKNEGDCHCLPIAPFPSLETLEFWDMPCWEVWYLSDSESFPHLMKLQITDCPMLKGDILNQVFLRFISSLSSDVPKIRKLSIQKDHKGRSQEILLKGDSLSIKGCESVMGSAFKAMSINLLTYLQEIQISGCSYAVSFRGDCLPKSLQKLTILNCSKLEFPQQKYYFMELYIKDSCESLSSFSLDDFPNLNNLRIEKCENLKSLSLSQPPHVALKHLFIDDCCKFVSFPVEGLAAPNLIHLRVTYCYKLESLPANMNTLLPNLQSLEIQRCSEICKLPKGGFPPNLKELSVGGCEEQLKGLSSMCHFNALIELTIEGYFGVTSYPKVGSLPQLPLLTTLRLWGFLDLETLECDQLLHLTSLQQLHIQWCVKLENMAGQKLPSSLLLLQIIECPLLGEHCKKKDEQYWSKIFHIPTIQVDGEQIF; translated from the exons ATGGCTGGTGCACTTGTTGGTGGAGCTTTCCTCTCTAGCTTCATTAATGTTGTCTTTGACAAGTTCCTTACAACAGATGCAGTCAACTTGGtcttgggcaagaagcttggctCTGACTTGGTTGAAAGGCTGAAGATTTCTCTGCATGCTGCTGAAGTTCTGGTTGGTGATGCTGAGTACAAGCAACTTGACAACCAACCTGTGAGGGACTGGCTCCACAGTCTCAGGGATTCTGTTTACAGGGCCGATGGCTTGCTCGATGCTGTCTTTACCAAAGCCGCGACTCAAAAGGAGGTGCATTCTTTCTGGCCTATTAGCCTCCTCAACAGAGATAAGGAGATGATAGATAAGATGGAAAGGGTGGTTAGAAGAATAGAATTtcttgaaaaacaaaaagatttcCTTGGTCTTGAAAAGACTACCAAGAAGAACTTCTTGTCATGGAGAATTCCATCCACATCTCTTGTAGAAGGTAATATATATGGCAGGGAAAAGGACCAACAGGAAATAATCAAGATGTTAAATGATAATAGAGAACATCAGTTGTCTGTGATTCTCATTGTGGGCATAGGTGGGGTTGGCAAAACAACTTTAGCTCAATGGTTGTACAATAATGAAAACTTGATGGAGGGGTTTCAAGTCAAAGAATGGGTTTGCATATCTGAAGACTTTAATATTGTTGAGGCTACAAAGAATCTTATAGGTCAAACTGCTCGGAATATTGAGGATTTCAATTCACTTCAACTTAAGTTGAAGGAGAAATTGTCAGAAAAGAAGTTCTTTATTGTTTTGGATGATGTTTGGAGTGATGATGGTGATGTTTGGAAGAAATTCAAAACCCCTTTTCAATATGGGGCCAAGGGAAGTACAATTCTTGTAACAACTC AATGTTGTTGGTCGGTGTTCGCAAACAATGCTTGTTTTCCAGAATCAAATGGGAGTTCAACACTAGAAGAAATTGGTAGAAAGATTGTCAACAAGTGTAACGGATTGCCTTTGGCTGCAGAAACACTTGGACGCATGTTGCGAGCTAAACATGATGTTAAGGAATGGGAAGCTGTATTAAAAAGTGATATTTGGGGATTTTCCATCAAGAATAGCAAAATTATTCCAGCATTGTTAATCAGTTATTTCCAGCTTCCTGCACATTTAAAGCATTGCTTTGTTTATTGCTCATTGTATCCAAAAGATCACCGTTTTCATAAAGATGAACTAATCTTGCTCTGGATGGCTGAAGATCTTTTAAGGCCACCGAAGAGAGGAGAGAGTTTAGAAGAGGTTGGTTGCGAGTGTTTTGAAGAATTAGCTTCCAGATTATTTTTCAAACAATGTGAGTACTTTGATAAGTGTTTTGTGATGCATAACCTTTTACATGATTTATCATTGTTCCttgctggagacttctattgTAGATTTGAAGAACATGGAAAAGTAGAAAGTGTAACTACTTACACTCGCCATTTGTCTTATGATAGTTTGAGTCATCTGATCTCAGAGCATTTTGATTCCATCAATAAAGTTGAATCTTTGAGGACACTTTTGCCTATCAATTTCTTTTCTCATCCGGACAACATTGATAGTATAACATGTACCCTGATATTGAAGCTCAAATATTTGAGAGTTTTGTCATTTCTCTCATTTGAAGGACTAAATGTATTGCCAGAATCAATAGGTGAATTAGCCTACTTGCGTTACTTAGATCTTTCTGAGACAAGTATTAGAGCACTACCAGAATCATTATGTGACTTGTACAATCTACAAACATTGAAACTGAATGAGTGTTCTAGTTTGACCATGTTACCCAATGGCATGCATAAGCTTGTGAATTTGAGACATCTCAGTATTAGAAGAACTTGTTTGAAAGAAATGCCGGAAGAAATGAGCAAATTGAAACACTTGCACTTTTTAAGCTACTTTATGGTGGGCAAGCATGAAGACAATGGAATCCAAGAGTTAGGAGGGCTTTTAAATCTTCATGGATCATTCGAGATTAAGAAATTGGAGAATGTTGTCGATGCCAAACAAGCAAGGAGTGCAAGGATGTTGGATAAGAAGCACATTGACAACTTATTGTTGGAATGGTGTTCAGGTGATGATATGGTTTCAAACACACAAACCGAAAGAGATATCCTCGACAGCTTGCAACCTCACCATGGCTTGAAAGAGTTGAGAATCAAGGGCTACAAAGGTACAATATTTCCAAATTGGGTGGGACATTGTTCTTACCAAAATATGACTAGTGTATCTCTATATTCTTGTAACAATTGTTGCATGCTGCCTTCACTTGGACAACTACCATCTCTTAAGTCCCTTCTCATTCAAGGCTTTAATCAGCTCAAGAGTATTGGCATGGAGTTTTACAAGAATGAAGGTGATTGTCATTGTTTGCCAATTGCACCGTTTCCCTCACTCGAGACATTGGAATTTTGGGATATGCCATGTTGGGAAGTGTGGTACTTATCTGATTCAGAatcttttcctcatctcatgaAGCTTCAAATAACAGATTGTCCAATGCTAAAGGGAGATATACTTAATCAGGTATTCTTGAGATTCATTTCTTCTTTGTCTTCAGATGTTCCCAAAATTCGCAAGCTAAGTATACAGAAAGATCATAAAGGAAGGTCTCAAGAGATTTTACTCAAGGGGGATAGTTTGTCAATTAAGGGATGTGAATCTGTGATGGGGTCTGCATTTAAGGCAATGAGCATCAACCTTCTAACTTATCTCCAAGAAATACAAATCTCAGGGTGTTCTTATGCTGTATCCTTTCGAGGCGATTGTTTACCAAAATCTTTGCAAAAGCTAACAATCTTGAATTGCAGCAAACTTGAATTCCCTCAGCAGAAATACTATTTCATGGAGCTATACATAAAAGACAGTTGTGAATCACTGTCTTCATTCTCATTGGATGACTTTCCAAATCTCAATAATCTCAGAATAGAAAAGTGTGAGAATCTAAAATCACTTTCATTGTCACAACCACCACATGTAGCTCTTAAACATCTCTTCATTGATGACTGTTGCAAATTCGTGTCATTTCCGGTCGAAGGACTAGCTGCACCCAACTTGATTCATCTCAGGGTCACATATTGCTACAAGTTGGAGTCATTGCCTGCTAACATGAATACTCTTCTCCCAAATTTACAGTCATTGGAGATACAACGTTGCTCGGAAATTTGTAAGTTGCCAAAGGGTGGTTTCCCTCCAAACTTGAAAGAGCTTAGTGTGGGAGGTTGTGAGGAACAATTGAAGGGTCTATCATCAATGTGTCACTTCAATGCCCTTATTGAGCTTACAATTGAGGGCTATTTTGGTGTGACATCATATCCAAAGGTTGGTTCACTGCCTCAGCTTCCCTTGCTTACCACTCTGCGCCTCTGGGGCTTTCTTGATTTGGAAACATTGGAGTGTGACCAGCTTCTTCACCTCACATCCCTCCAACAATTACACATTCAATGGTGTGTGAAGCTAGAGAATATGGCAGGACAAAAGTTGCCTTCCTCTCTCTTACTACTTCAAATTATAGAGTGTCCTTTGCTTGGAGAACACTGTAAGAAGAAGGATGAACAATACTGGTCCAAAATTTTCCACATCCCCACCATTCAAGTGGATGGTGAACAAATTTTCTGA
- the LOC130961572 gene encoding N6-adenosine-methyltransferase MT-A70-like produces the protein METQSDGNEDTIAAVKDIRQQLEARIETQHKAHLEMLSSIQTIIPNLVSSLDLSLKVVSSFNHRPFAPTPALPPPDPKLNPKKTLETTRFNTETTDGSNEGYLTNTKNQKQKTSVDSKTVNQVESESVNPLAVVRSMVAVCLLGRVPFTPIDSSTVLRKLENDQTFTPAEKAALQELGGDSGSTLSVEIALRSMAEDNGGVELEEFVVSGKARIMVLNIDRTRLLRELPETAQYQQLESSSGDGNANQNQGQITPGGTNANGSLLGMGRPGLRPMSDMWMPHGDPHMSGLQPMFPGGPRGAPRVMGMMGAHRGMSIPPMHRHPLGPNAPGNSPNSMPQKPRTIEDDMKDLEALLNKKSFREMQKSKTGEELLDLIHRPTAKETAVAAKFKTKGGSQVRQYCDLLTKEDCRRQSGSFIACEKVHFRRIIAPHTDINLGDCSFLDTCRHMKTCKYVHYEYDPTPDVSPTMMGAPPPPKPLKPQRAEYCSEVELGEPQWINCDIRNFRMDILGQFGVIMADPPWDIHMELPYGTMADDEMRSLNVPALQTDGLIFLWVTGRAMELGRECLELWGYKRVEEIIWVKTNQLQRIIRTGRTGHWLNHSKEHCLVGIKGNPEVNRNIDTDVIVAEVRETSRKPDEMYPMLERISPRTRKLELFARMHNTHAGWMSLGNQLSGVRLVDEGLRARFKAAYPDVEVQPPSPPRPSAMEVDSTHTQSPFTEPKSTAAPDTSYASEEKAMAIDVDVA, from the exons ATGGAGACACAATCAGATGGTAATGAGGATACCATAGCTGCCGTTAAAGACATAAGGCAGCAGCTCGAAGCTCGAATAGAGACCCAACACAAGGCTCACCTGGAGATGCTTTCTTCTATACAGACCATAATCCCCAATCTTGTGTCCTCTCTTGACCTTTCTCTCAAGGTTGTTTCTTCTTTCAATCATCGGCCGTTTGCTCCTACCCCTGCTTTGCCTCCACCTGACCCAAAATTGAATCCCAAGAAGACTCTTGAAACAACTCGTTTTAATACTGAAACCACTGATGGCTCTAATGAGGGTTACCTGACAAATACCAAGAATCAAAAGCAGAAAACATCTGTGGATTCAAAGACAGTTAACCAGGTTGAATCCGAGAGTGTAAATCCGTTAGCAGTGGTCCGATCAATGGTTGCTGTTTGTTTGCTAGGGCGAGTACCATTCACGCCAATTGATTCTTCCACTGTGTTGAGAAAATTGGAGAATGATCAGACCTTTACACCTGCAGAGAAGGCAGCACTTCAGGAGCTTGGAGGAGATTCGGGATCTACACTTTCAGTGGAGATAGCTTTGAGGTCAATGGCAGAAGATAATGGTGGTGTTGAGCTGGAGGAGTTCGTGGTAAGTGGCAAGGCAAGAATTATGGTTTTAAATATAGACCGAACTCGGCTTCTTAGAGAGTTGCCGGAAACTGCACAGTATCAGCAACTCGAATCAAGTTCTGGAGATGGAAATGCAAATCAAAATCAAGGGCAAATCACTCCAGGTGGCACTAATGCTAATGGCAGTTTGCTTGGGATGGGAAGGCCAGGTCTTAGGCCAATGTCTGATATGTGGATGCCCCATGGGGACCCTCACATGTCTGGTTTACAACCAATGTTTCCGGGAGGACCGAGGGGAGCACCAAGAGTAATGGGCATGATGGGGGCACATAGAGGCATGAGTATCCCACCAATGCATAGACATCCATTGGGGCCAAATGCACCAGGTAATAGTCCTAATTCAATGCCACAGAAACCAAGAACCATAGAGGATGATATGAAGGATCTTGAGGCTTTGTTGAATAAGAAATCATTTAGGGAGATGCAAAAATCTAAAACTGGTGAGGAGCTTTTGGACCTAATTCACCGACCAACTGCAAAGGAGACTGCTGTTGCTGCTAAG TTCAAAACAAAAGGTGGTTCTCAAGTGAGGCAATACTGTGACTTGCTGACAAAAGAGGATTGTCGTCGTCAGTCTGGTTCCTTTATAGCATGTGAAAAG GTTCATTTTAGACGAATAATTGCTCCTCATACTGACATCAATTTAGGGGACTGTTCTTTTCTTGATACTTGCCGGCACATGAAG ACATGCAAGTATGTTCATTATGAGTATGACCCTACACCTGATGTGTCTCCAACAATGATGGGTGCACCTCCGCCTCCAAAGCCACTAAAACCTCAGCGAGCTGAATATTGTTCTGAGGTGGAACTTGGTGAGCCACAATGGATCAACTGTGATATACGTAACTTTAGGATGGACATATTAGGTCAATTTGGAGTAATCATGGCAGATCCACCATGGGATATTCACATGGAACTGCCTTATGGAACAATGGCTGATGATGAGATGCGCAGTCTTAATGTCCCTGCACTGCAAACCGATGGACTTATTTTTCTGTGGGTCACCGGACGTGCGATGGAGCTTGGGCGTGAATG CTTAGAACTTTGGGGATATAAACGTGTTGAGGAGATAATTTGGGTGAAAACAAATCAACTTCAGAGAATAATCAGAACTGGCCGTACAGGCCATTGGCTCAATCATAGTAAGGAACATTGTCTTGTTGGGATAAAGGGGAACCCTGAAGTGAACCGAAATATTGACACCGATGTTATTGTTGCTGAAGTCAGGGAAACAAGCCGCAAGCCAGATGAG ATGTATCCGATGCTGGAGAGGATAAGTCCAAGAACAAGAAAGCTGGAGTTATTTGCTCGCATGCACAATACTCATGCAGG GTGGATGTCACTTGGTAATCAGTTAAGTGGTGTGAGGTTGGTTGATGAGGGACTGCGGGCAAGGTTTAAGGCTGCGTATCCTGATGTGGAGGTGCAGCCGCCATCACCTCCCAGACCTTCGGCTATGGAAGTTGACTCAACTCATACACAGAGTCCATTCACAGAACCAAAGTCCACTGCAGCTCCAGACACTTCCTATGCCTCAGAAGAGAAGGCAATGGCAATAGATGTCGACGTTGCCTGA
- the LOC130960367 gene encoding putative disease resistance protein At3g14460 — protein sequence MAGALVGGAFLSGFINVVVERFLTTDAVNLVLGKKLGPDLVERLKISLHAAEALVGDAEYKQLCNQAVKDWLNSLRDAVYMADDLLDAVLTKAATQMEVRSFWPSFLLNREREMVDKMEEVVRRIEFLEKQKDFLSLEKTTEKNFLSWRIPSTSLVDGNKILGREKDEQEIIKILDDNREHQLSVIPIVGIGGVGKTTLAQWVYNNQMLMDEFQIKKWVCVSESFNIFEVTKNIIGQDVGNIHDLDSLQLALKEKLSNKKFFIVLDDVWSDDPHVWEQFRIPFQYGAKGSTILVTTRVKQVASIVQTCTPYILSELSDDCCWSVFANNACFPKSNGSSALEEIGRKIANKCKGLPLAAETLGRMLRMKHDVKEWEAVLINDIWEFSVKNSKIIPALLISYFHLPAYLKRCFIYCSLYPKDYWFSKDELVLLWMAEDLLRPPNKREGESLEQVGYKCFEELASRLFFKPQNDIFQSYVMHDLMHDLALFLAGDFYCRFEELGDVEHMCTQTRHLSYESLSHLNSKNLDSISKAESLRTFLAINFSSHSDNIDGVTCTLISKLKYLRVLSFFSFEGLNVLPNSIGELTYLRYLNLSRTNIRTLPESLCDLYNLQTLKLDECSRLTVLPNSMHKLVNLLHLCIWGTSLEEMPRKMSKLKQLHILSYFIVGKHEDNGIQELGGLLNLNGFIEIKKLENVVDVKEAKSARIIDKKHIDSLWLEWSSGDDMVSNTQTEREILDSLQPHNGLKMLRINGYKGTIFPNWVGHCSYQNMTHVSLASCNNCCMLPSLGQLPSLKSLGIQGFGQLKSIGMEFYKNEGNYHSSPFAAFPSLETLEIWDMACLEEWHLPDSETFPQLRELRISSCPMLNGAMLSQVFSSLSDVSKVCSLDISGYYEESFQQMLFDGDTLSIKGCQSMVDSMFGAMIINHLTCLQEISISGCSSAVSFPGDCLPKSLQKLTISAYKELEFSQHKHNIMDLNIDFCDSLTSLSLDAFPNLKNLSIEGCSNLESVSMSEPPHAAVETLVLRCCPKFASFPKGGLAAPNLTHLTIIDCKKLEALPSDMNTLLPNLQSLHMQLCSEICEVPEGGLPPKLKELSVGCSEKQFRALSSMGNLDSLTRLNIHGYDSYSLRSYPKVASLPRLPSLTTLCLYSFDYLETLDCNELLCLTSLQQLHISYCEKLENMVGEKLPSSLLLLQIKNCDLLGEHCKNKHQHIWPKLSHIPTIEVDGEQIF from the coding sequence ATGGCTGGTGCACTTGTTGGTGGAGCTTTCCTCTCTGGCTTCATTAATGTTGTTGTTGAAAGGTTCCTTACAACTGATGCTGTCAACTTGGtcttgggcaagaagcttggccCTGACTTGGTCGAAAGGCTGAAGATTTCTCTGCATGCTGCTGAAGCTCTGGTTGGTGATGCTGAGTACAAGCAACTGTGCAACCAAGCTGTGAAGGATTGGCTCAACAGTCTCAGGGATGCTGTTTACATGGCTGATGACTTGCTGGATGCTGTCCTCACCAAAGCCGCCACTCAAATGGAGGTACGCTCTTTCTGGCCTAGTTTCCTTCTTAACCGAGAGAGGGAGATGGTGGATAAGATGGAAGAGGTGGTTAGAAGAATAGAATTtcttgaaaaacaaaaagatttcCTTAGTCTTGAGAAGACTACTGAGAAGAACTTCTTGTCATGGAGAATTCCATCTACATCTTTGGTAGATGGTAATAAAATCCTTGGCAGGGAAAAGGACGAACAGGAAATAATCAAGATATTAGATGATAACAGAGAACATCAGTTGTCTGTTATTCCAATTGTGGGCATAGGTGGGGTTGGTAAAACAACTTTAGCACAATGGGTGTACAATAATCAAATGTTGATGGATGAGTTTCAAATCAAAAAATGGGTTTGTGTCTCTGAAAGCTTCAATATTTTTGAGGTTACAAAGAATATTATAGGCCAAGATGTTGGCAATATTCATGATCTTGATTCCCTTCAACTTGCATTGAAGGAAAAACTGTCAAATAAGAAGTTCTTTATTGTGTTAGACGATGTTTGGAGTGACGATCCTCATGTCTGGGAACAATTTAGAATTCCTTTTCAATATGGGGCCAAGGGAAGTACAATTCTTGTAACAACTCGTGTCAAACAAGTTGCCTCCATAGTCCAAACTTGTACCCCTTACATTCTCAGTGAGTTGTCTGATGATTGTTGCTGGTCAGTGTTCGCAAACAATGCTTGTTTTCCAAAATCAAATGGGAGTTCAGCACTAGAAGAAATTGGCAGAAAGATTGCCAACAAGTGTAAGGGGTTACCATTAGCTGCAGAAACACTTGGACGCATGTTGCGAATGAAACATGATGTCAAAGAATGGGAAGCTGTGCTAATAAATGATATTTGGGAATTTTCTGtgaaaaatagtaaaattatCCCAGCTTTGTTAATTAGTTACTTTCATCTTCCTGCATATTTAAAACGTTGTTTTATTTATTGTTCATTGTATCCCAAAGATTATTGGTTTAGTAAAGATGAACTAGTTTTGTTGTGGATGGCTGAAGATCTTTTAAGGCCACCAAACAAAAGAGAAGGAGAGAGTTTAGAACAAGTTGGCTACAAATGTTTTGAAGAATTAGCTTctagattattttttaaaccACAAAATGATATTTTTCAGAGTTATGTGATGCATGATCTTATGCATGATTTAGCATTGTTCCTTGCTGGAGACTTTTATTGTAGATTTGAAGAGCTTGGTGATGTAGAGCATATGTGTACTCAAACTCGTCATTTGTCCTATGAAAGCTTGAGTCATCTGAACTCCAAAAATCTTGATTCCATCAGTAAAGCTGAATCTTTAAGAACATTCTTGGCAATCAATTTCTCATCTCATTCTGATAACATTGATGGTGTAACATGTACCCTGATATCCAAACTCAAATATCTGAGAGTGTTGTCATTTTTCTCGTTCGAAGGACTTAATGTATTGCCTAATTCAATAGGTGAATTGACCTATTTGCGTTACTTGAATCTCTCTAGGACAAATATTAGGACACTTCCAGAATCATTGTGTGACTTGTACAATCTACAAACACTGAAACTGGATGAGTGTTCAAGATTGACTGTGTTACCCAACAGCATGCATAAGCTTGTGAATTTGCTCCATCTCTGTATTTGGGGAACTTCTTTGGAAGAAATGCCAAGAAAAATGAGCAAACTGAAACAGTTGCATATTTTAAGCTACTTTATTGTGGGCAAGCATGAAGATAATGGAATCCAAGAATTAGGAGGGCTTCTAAATCTTAATGGATTCATTGAGATTAAGAAATTGGAGAATGTTGTTGACGTGAAAGAAGCAAAGAGTGCAAGGATAATAGATAAGAAGCACATTGACAGCCTATGGTTGGAGTGGTCTTCAGGTGATGACATGGTTTCAAACACACAAACAGAAAGAGAGATACTGGACAGCTTGCAACCGCACAATGGCTTGAAAATGTTGAGAATCAATGGATACAAGGGTACAATATTTCCAAATTGGGTTGGCCATTGTTCATACCAAAACATGACTCATGTGTCCCTGGCATCTTGCAATAACTGCTGCATGCTGCCTTCACTTGGACAGCTGCCATCTCTTAAGTCCCTCGGCATTCAAGGTTTCGGTCAGCTCAAGAGTATTGGCATGGAATTTTACAAGAATGAAGGCAATTATCACTCTTCACCTTTTGCAGCATTTCCCTCACTTGAGACATTGGAAATATGGGATATGGCATGCTTGGAGGAGTGGCACTTACCTGACTCAGAAACTTTTCCTCAACTCAGGGAGCTTCGCATATCATCTTGTCCAATGTTAAATGGAGCTATGCTTAGTCAGGTGTTTTCTTCTTTGTCTGATGTTTCGAAAGTTTGCAGCCTAGATATATCCGGATATTATGAAGAAAGTTTCCAACAGATGTTATTTGATGGAGATACTTTATCAATTAAGGGATGTCAGTCAATGGTGGATTCTATGTTTGGGGCAATGATAATCAACCATCTAACTTGCCTTCAAGAAATAAGCATCTCAGGGTGTTCATCTGCTGTATCCTTTCCTGGAGATTGTCTACCAAAATCTTTGCAAAAGCTGACAATAAGTGCTTACAAAGAACTGGAATTCTCCCAGCATAAACACAATATCATGGATCTTAACATAGATTTTTGTGATTCACTGACCTCATTGTCATTGGATGCCTTTCCCAATCTCAAGAATCTTAGTATAGAAGGGTGTTCAAATCTGGAATCAGTTTCAATGTCAGAGCCACCACATGCTGCTGTTGAAACTCTAGTCCTTCGTTGCTGCCCCAAATTTGCGTCATTTCCAAAAGGAGGACTAGCTGCACCTAACTTGACTCATCTTACAATCATAGATTGCAAAAAACTGGAAGCATTGCCAAGTGACATGAACACTCTTCTCCCCAATTTACAGTCTCTCCACATGCAACTTTGCTCGGAAATTTGTGAGGTGCCAGAGGGTGGTTTGCCTCCTAAGTTGAAAGAGCTTAGTGTGGGATGTTCTGAGAAACAATTCAGGGCTCTATCATCCATGGGCAACTTGGACTCTCTCACTCGTCTTAACATTCATGGTTATGACAGTTATAGCTTAAGGTCATACCCAAAGGTGGCTTCGCTGCCTCGGCTTCCCTCCCTTACCACTTTGTGTCTGTATTCCTTTGACTATCTGGAGACTTTGGATTGCAATGAGCTTCTCTGCCTCACCTCCCTTCAACAATTACACATTTCATACTGTGAGAAGCTGGAAAATATGGTAGGAGAAAAGCTGCCTTCCTCTTTGTTACTACTTCAAATTAAAAACTGTGATTTGCTGGGAGAACACTGCAAGAACAAGCATCAACATATTTGGCCCAAACTTTCCCACATCCCCACCATTGAAGTTGATGGTGAACAAATTTTCTGA
- the LOC130960521 gene encoding uncharacterized protein LOC130960521, producing the protein MMGGGEKSQSSSSRNNAAGRPYGNKGMRNRGGKNGVFCYCGLRTVMKHSTTAENPGRPFYGCPNYEYGIHCNFFRWADGCEDQVSAAPIPPEVLHELSWRMTTLESDVRTVKMMTMMLLAFVVTFGVCLGFSLLGFIFNK; encoded by the exons ATGATGGGTGGTGGCGAGAAAAGCCAAAGTAGCTCAAGTAGGAACAACGCCGCAGGCAGACCTTATGGAAACAAAGGAATGCGAAATAGGGGAGGTAAGAACGGTGTTTTCTGTTATTGCGGGCTTCGAACGGTGATGAAGCACTCAACAACTGCAGAAAATCCTGGTAGACCATTTTATGGTTGTCCGAACTATGAG TATGGAATTCACTGTAATTTTTTTCGCTGGGCTGATGGGTGTGAAGATCAAGTTTCTGCAGCACCCATTCCACCAGAAGTTTTGCATGAGTTAAGTTGGAGGATGACAACCTTGGAGAGTGATGTTAGGACCGTGAAGATGATGACAATGATGCTGCTGGCTTTTGTTGTTACttttggtgtgtgtttaggTTTTAGTTTGTTGGGGTTTATATTCAACAAATGA